One part of the Sorangiineae bacterium MSr11954 genome encodes these proteins:
- a CDS encoding peptidase domain-containing ABC transporter produces the protein MADGHAPDPPATSWLAVLGPAASELPFASKAMHFGQSVEVGGGLAIVTEGTARLLVARDGEERHVVSLKPGDTACLGLYERLPSTTITLRASSARAVLAILDGPSAERASSSERVASMLRRLRDDHEALIVLRAVPGLESVPDDALQTLAGACARIQVDAHDTRAVEQARAAGAFCVFVSGEAALEPPGGGMLSLGAGDVVPLCFAGSPLALRVAHPSSFLVLAAPALAAIARAHPCLDAISRGDEGAERAGEPRERAVDPKYPVTRQKEPEDPEDPDELGELVIPATRRRRLRRMPLVRQIDVTDCGPASLAMIARFFGRKISPHLLRRLLHTTADGVNLRAICHAARQLGLAARAAKVSARHLDDLPMPAIVRLDGNHWAVLYDVQREAVRVADPATGRQRMPRDAFLARWDGFVALCDYTEDFRHAPLGKSNVGWLWPFLRPWLRILGEATLLAGVVAGLEVVIPIFAQVVFDHVFVDRDVALLRALTATMAGVLFFLAMSMVLQRYLVSFVAVRVDGGTLDFLTRRLLDLPVSYFATRRIGDLRRRLEGTRLVRDFVVSSSVRVLTAVPQLLAALTLLALYSRALLLLFVLMAPIYVALTMVSARWLGPLLARLEKGLSEYDSHQIDAIRGIETVKAMGAEPALRQRMLTAFHELSAVQFQADFSRMAYDAAVRAASFLLSGTFLVAGAWLALEGTITVGGLVAVNAIVALANMPIATLLRTWDDAQLARVLLDRVQDVLQEEPEQGSDRSHLVGVKELRGEIQLAGMGFSHPGVDPRPVLEGLDLHVRPGTTVAIVGRSGCGKTTLVKCLAGLYLPTRGRLLIDGVDIARLALSDLRQHIGFVLQETHLFDGTIAANIALNEEDYDVARIVRAAETACASEFIDDLPLRYETRIGERGIGLSTGQRQRIAIARALYHDPKILILDEATSALDVQAERALQENLGTWANDRTCFIVAHRLSTVRRADLTIVLEKGRIVESGTHEELLARGGLYHHLCGQQWVV, from the coding sequence GTGGCTGACGGTCATGCCCCCGATCCGCCCGCGACCTCGTGGCTGGCCGTGCTCGGGCCCGCGGCCAGCGAGCTACCGTTCGCGTCGAAGGCGATGCACTTCGGGCAATCCGTCGAGGTCGGCGGAGGGCTCGCCATCGTCACCGAGGGAACGGCCCGCTTGCTGGTCGCGCGCGACGGCGAGGAACGCCATGTCGTATCGTTGAAGCCGGGCGACACCGCCTGCCTCGGGCTGTATGAACGGCTGCCGTCCACGACGATCACCCTCCGAGCCAGCAGCGCACGAGCCGTGTTGGCGATCCTGGATGGGCCGTCCGCGGAGCGGGCGTCGAGCAGCGAGCGCGTCGCCTCCATGCTCCGCCGGCTTCGTGATGACCACGAGGCGCTGATCGTCTTGCGCGCCGTGCCCGGGCTCGAGAGCGTGCCCGACGATGCCCTGCAAACCTTGGCCGGCGCGTGCGCGCGCATCCAGGTCGATGCACACGACACGCGCGCGGTGGAGCAGGCACGGGCGGCCGGTGCCTTTTGCGTCTTCGTGTCGGGCGAGGCCGCCCTCGAGCCGCCGGGCGGCGGCATGCTCTCGCTCGGCGCGGGCGACGTCGTTCCTCTGTGCTTCGCGGGCAGCCCACTTGCGCTGCGCGTCGCGCATCCGTCCTCGTTTCTCGTGCTGGCCGCGCCCGCGCTCGCCGCGATCGCGAGGGCCCACCCCTGCCTCGACGCCATCTCCCGCGGCGACGAAGGCGCGGAACGCGCGGGCGAGCCGAGGGAGCGCGCCGTCGATCCGAAATACCCCGTGACGCGCCAGAAGGAGCCCGAGGATCCCGAGGACCCCGACGAGCTCGGAGAGCTCGTGATTCCGGCCACCCGGCGCCGCCGGCTCCGCCGCATGCCCTTGGTCCGCCAGATCGACGTGACCGACTGTGGGCCGGCGTCGTTGGCCATGATCGCCCGGTTCTTCGGGCGGAAGATCTCGCCGCACTTGCTCCGCCGCCTGCTCCACACCACCGCCGATGGCGTCAACCTGCGCGCGATCTGCCACGCGGCTCGCCAGCTCGGGCTCGCCGCGCGCGCCGCGAAGGTCTCCGCGCGCCACCTCGACGACCTGCCCATGCCCGCCATCGTGCGGCTCGACGGCAACCACTGGGCGGTCCTCTACGACGTCCAGAGGGAGGCCGTGCGCGTCGCCGATCCCGCCACCGGCCGGCAGCGCATGCCGCGCGACGCCTTCCTCGCGCGGTGGGACGGGTTCGTCGCGCTCTGCGACTACACGGAGGACTTTCGCCACGCTCCACTCGGAAAGAGTAACGTCGGCTGGTTGTGGCCATTTCTCCGCCCATGGCTCCGCATCCTGGGCGAAGCCACCTTGCTCGCGGGGGTCGTGGCCGGGCTCGAGGTCGTCATTCCGATCTTCGCGCAAGTCGTGTTCGACCACGTCTTCGTCGATCGCGACGTCGCGCTCCTTCGGGCTCTGACCGCGACCATGGCGGGCGTCTTGTTTTTCCTCGCCATGTCCATGGTGTTGCAACGCTACCTCGTGAGCTTCGTGGCCGTCCGCGTCGACGGCGGCACGCTCGACTTTCTGACCCGCCGGCTCTTGGACCTGCCCGTCTCGTACTTCGCGACGCGCCGGATCGGGGACCTGCGCCGGCGGCTCGAGGGCACGCGGCTGGTGCGCGACTTCGTCGTGAGCAGCAGCGTGCGGGTCCTGACCGCGGTGCCGCAGCTGCTCGCGGCGCTGACCTTGCTGGCGCTCTACAGCCGCGCGCTGCTCCTGCTCTTCGTGCTGATGGCCCCCATCTACGTCGCGCTCACGATGGTCTCGGCGCGCTGGCTCGGGCCGCTACTCGCGCGCCTCGAGAAAGGTTTGTCCGAGTACGATTCGCACCAGATCGACGCGATCCGCGGCATCGAGACGGTGAAGGCCATGGGCGCGGAGCCCGCGCTGCGGCAACGCATGCTGACCGCATTTCACGAGCTCAGCGCCGTTCAGTTCCAGGCGGACTTCTCGCGCATGGCCTACGACGCCGCCGTTCGGGCCGCGAGCTTCTTGCTGAGCGGGACCTTCCTCGTCGCCGGGGCTTGGCTGGCGCTCGAGGGGACGATCACGGTGGGCGGGCTCGTGGCCGTGAACGCGATCGTCGCCCTGGCCAACATGCCGATCGCGACCCTCCTGCGGACGTGGGACGATGCGCAGCTCGCGCGGGTCCTCCTCGACCGCGTGCAGGACGTCCTCCAGGAAGAGCCCGAGCAGGGCAGCGATCGAAGCCATCTCGTCGGGGTCAAGGAGCTCCGCGGCGAGATCCAGCTGGCCGGTATGGGATTTTCACATCCCGGCGTCGATCCACGCCCCGTGCTCGAAGGGCTCGATCTGCACGTCCGACCGGGTACGACCGTGGCCATCGTCGGACGCAGCGGGTGCGGAAAGACCACCCTGGTCAAGTGCCTGGCGGGCCTCTACCTGCCGACCCGCGGGCGGCTCTTGATCGATGGGGTCGATATCGCGCGGCTCGCCCTCTCCGATCTGCGGCAGCACATCGGCTTCGTTCTGCAGGAGACGCACCTGTTCGACGGCACCATCGCGGCGAACATTGCCCTGAACGAGGAGGACTACGACGTCGCCCGGATCGTCCGCGCCGCGGAGACGGCGTGTGCGTCGGAGTTCATCGACGATCTCCCCTTGCGGTACGAGACGCGCATCGGTGAGCGCGGGATCGGGCTCTCCACGGGACAACGGCAGCGGATCGCGATCGCCCGTGCGCTCTACCACGATCCGAAGATCCTGATCCTCGACGAGGCCACGAGCGCGCTGGACGTTCAAGCGGAGCGCGCGCTTCAAGAGAACCTCGGCACGTGGGCCAACGACCGGACGTGCTTCATCGTGGCGCACCGACTCAGCACCGTGCGCCGGGCGGATCTGACGATCGTGCTCGAAAAGGGCCGGATCGTGGAGTCGGGGACCCACGAGGAGCTGCTCGCTCGCGGCGGCCTTTACCACCACCTCTGTGGTCAGCAGTGGGTGGTGTGA
- a CDS encoding DUF692 family protein: MDWTRIPRMGIGQRWDGEPLDRFNEFFGEALEYIEPNLPLELGGLPPAMPKITHDAELPLATTGELNSELVAALVAQVRAASPPWTGEHFALASTRVTGNLGYNAAPILDDTAVEAGVWHVTRLQRAYGCPIALEAGPRYLDVRGWDDHGAILRISKATDCGILVDLSHHMVSMLNLGRAPEDGLSPEVLERTVELHLTGLGRHRDGRHFHDFHGGPVAPEVWRLLDWILPRAKNLKAVTLEHDASVDDPTYAADLRRMVRALEPWRSSCGH, encoded by the coding sequence ATGGACTGGACGCGTATTCCGCGAATGGGGATCGGCCAGCGGTGGGACGGCGAGCCGCTCGACCGCTTCAACGAATTTTTCGGCGAGGCGCTCGAGTACATCGAGCCGAATCTGCCGCTCGAATTGGGCGGGCTTCCCCCCGCCATGCCGAAGATAACCCACGACGCGGAGCTCCCGCTGGCAACGACCGGAGAGCTCAACTCCGAGCTCGTCGCGGCGCTGGTCGCGCAGGTTCGGGCGGCCTCGCCCCCCTGGACCGGCGAGCACTTTGCGCTCGCGTCCACCCGCGTGACCGGCAATCTCGGCTACAACGCGGCCCCCATCCTCGACGACACGGCGGTGGAGGCCGGGGTCTGGCACGTGACCCGTCTCCAGCGCGCCTATGGCTGCCCTATCGCGCTCGAGGCGGGCCCGCGCTACCTCGATGTGCGAGGCTGGGACGACCACGGCGCGATCTTGCGCATATCCAAAGCAACGGACTGCGGCATCCTCGTCGATCTCTCCCATCACATGGTCTCGATGCTGAACCTCGGTCGCGCCCCCGAGGATGGTTTGTCGCCCGAGGTCCTGGAGCGCACCGTCGAGCTTCATCTGACGGGTCTCGGCCGGCATCGCGACGGCCGCCACTTTCATGACTTTCATGGAGGCCCCGTCGCGCCCGAGGTCTGGCGGCTTTTGGATTGGATACTCCCTCGCGCGAAGAACCTCAAAGCCGTGACCCTCGAGCACGACGCCTCGGTGGACGATCCGACCTACGCCGCCGATCTCCGGCGGATGGTGCGCGCGCTCGAGCCTTGGAGGTCGTCGTGCGGGCACTAG
- a CDS encoding DUF1993 domain-containing protein produces MGATQVPPAGVARTTFAELQEALDTAIAYLNALDARSVEAGVERTIEIPARGRTIAFDGARFISQFALPNFFFHFATAYAILRQKGVPLTKNEFMGPLGQ; encoded by the coding sequence ATGGGGGCGACGCAGGTGCCGCCCGCCGGCGTCGCGCGAACGACCTTCGCGGAGCTGCAGGAGGCCCTCGACACCGCCATCGCCTATTTGAATGCGCTCGATGCCCGGAGCGTCGAAGCGGGCGTCGAACGCACGATCGAGATCCCTGCCCGAGGCAGGACCATCGCGTTCGATGGGGCACGGTTCATTTCGCAGTTTGCCCTTCCGAATTTCTTTTTTCACTTCGCGACGGCCTACGCCATCCTTCGTCAAAAAGGCGTCCCGCTCACCAAGAACGAGTTCATGGGTCCCCTAGGCCAATAG
- a CDS encoding phage baseplate assembly protein V → MNQLPAGLDALIPGFPKLPTGGAGDKKAPFELAAGPFVSHELRVVSFHGCERINDIFQYDVTFATDVPEELLYPAIDGEPASLTIKAPGHEPRIIQGIASAFEPLGHLRAQHGPKLLAYNLTIVPKLWLLRNQMRNRAFQDRTPRQIVEEILAASNIGPKDCRWRVRPSDYRPLPFVLQRDESDYDFFRRILAEQGIYFYFEHASGLADQLLPGAGGIANALGSVADLVGGPVADAVDEAGAAAKMRTILNFGDEPGHTPAVAAMAVVNQAIGAGLRKVASQFGGDEAAKLVDEEPCDTLTVDDGKSGNVDQERVYKFGLRKEIRPKSVRLIEWDVGGSRSWEAAAEMKPVVPSARAKVGLSMGPDGPSLKASASLGLEIDSPTLKAKQLCEDYYQLDTNLRAYANPSKRAERELERRRRDYLVGRGESDCRRLGAAYRFRLGGHPVAALDIEYTVTELVSDGVHPDFTSDQAPLYRNTFECIPSTVAPRPPRPDKRPKLGLEIATVVDAGGQNVSPILRTDECAYVHVRFKWDIYDEPRVRDGIALRNDAEPDSHTVIQVPVMQPWAGDGFGCQFIPREGMDVLIGFLGGQGERPVVLGCLYSQRNSLPVQDAIKHQRVGIVTQTRPTNGNWSEVTIDDHQGQEVVKVRAAKDLEEEVLHDHRSRVDNDRVAEILGSDSLAVTKDWSVAVAGSVTETAEGDRSTSTGGTLSETVGGNRVTTTTGRATNIVLGRREEHTAGEWQQFAGSHAAIIEGDSSLSVKGAYRQTVGDPNDEASTDMIANGSYSVVASRRITLRAGEAIVAEVGSTRIELREDALVAIAKALGVTGESVKITANKATVTAKDTYEVRAKKVRAMGAGGLLELDANASLDGPKLKLTSGGAGNGAHAGPSQPPGTVPFTARFFDEFGEPIANARFHLYYDGARFEGTTGGDGTLQQPLRPVAGARVYVRIWPKDYPTGAPREYDLEWWQPVPPPHSDLGVLLRLRNLGHFRGQIPEDDPEALAGLKQEALADFMRTRMSSSDPNLQEQEAKALAYLQELHGH, encoded by the coding sequence ATGAACCAACTTCCCGCAGGACTCGACGCGTTGATCCCGGGGTTCCCCAAGCTGCCCACCGGTGGCGCAGGCGACAAGAAGGCACCCTTCGAGCTCGCGGCCGGCCCCTTCGTAAGCCACGAGCTCCGCGTCGTGTCATTTCATGGTTGCGAGCGCATCAACGACATCTTCCAATACGACGTCACCTTCGCCACCGACGTACCGGAAGAGCTTCTCTACCCCGCCATCGACGGGGAGCCCGCGAGCCTCACCATCAAGGCCCCCGGCCATGAACCGCGCATCATTCAGGGGATTGCCTCGGCCTTCGAGCCATTGGGCCACCTTCGAGCGCAACACGGCCCGAAGCTCCTTGCGTACAATCTCACGATCGTACCGAAGCTATGGCTTCTTCGGAACCAAATGCGCAATCGCGCGTTTCAGGACCGAACGCCGCGGCAAATCGTGGAGGAGATCCTCGCGGCGTCGAACATCGGGCCGAAAGACTGCCGCTGGCGCGTCCGGCCGAGCGACTATCGACCGCTCCCTTTCGTTTTGCAGCGCGACGAATCCGACTACGATTTCTTCCGCCGGATTCTGGCGGAGCAGGGCATCTACTTCTATTTCGAGCACGCGAGCGGCCTGGCCGACCAGCTCCTCCCGGGGGCCGGTGGTATCGCCAATGCGCTGGGGTCGGTCGCGGACCTCGTGGGCGGTCCGGTCGCGGACGCGGTCGATGAGGCGGGGGCCGCGGCGAAGATGCGGACCATCTTGAATTTCGGGGACGAGCCGGGCCACACACCGGCGGTGGCGGCGATGGCCGTGGTCAATCAGGCGATTGGCGCCGGGCTGCGCAAGGTCGCGTCGCAGTTTGGTGGGGACGAGGCGGCCAAGCTCGTGGACGAGGAGCCGTGCGACACGCTCACGGTGGACGACGGAAAAAGCGGCAATGTCGACCAAGAGCGGGTTTACAAGTTCGGATTGCGCAAAGAGATTCGCCCGAAGTCCGTGCGGCTCATCGAGTGGGACGTCGGCGGATCGCGGAGCTGGGAGGCCGCGGCCGAAATGAAGCCGGTGGTCCCATCGGCGCGCGCGAAGGTGGGATTGTCGATGGGCCCCGACGGTCCGTCGCTGAAGGCAAGCGCGAGCCTGGGCTTGGAGATCGACTCGCCGACCCTCAAGGCAAAACAGCTTTGCGAGGACTACTACCAATTGGACACGAACCTGCGCGCCTATGCCAATCCGAGCAAACGCGCGGAGCGCGAGCTCGAACGAAGGCGGCGGGATTACCTCGTCGGGCGAGGGGAGAGCGATTGCCGGCGCCTCGGCGCGGCATACCGTTTTCGGCTCGGCGGGCACCCCGTGGCGGCGCTCGATATCGAATACACGGTGACGGAGCTCGTCTCCGATGGCGTGCATCCCGATTTTACGAGCGACCAGGCACCGTTGTATCGGAATACGTTCGAGTGCATTCCATCCACCGTGGCACCGCGCCCCCCCCGCCCGGACAAGCGCCCCAAGCTCGGGCTCGAAATTGCAACCGTGGTCGATGCCGGCGGTCAAAATGTGAGCCCGATCCTTCGAACCGATGAATGCGCCTATGTGCACGTTCGGTTCAAATGGGATATTTACGACGAACCGCGCGTGCGGGACGGAATCGCCTTGCGGAACGACGCCGAGCCCGATTCGCATACGGTCATTCAGGTCCCGGTCATGCAACCCTGGGCGGGCGACGGTTTCGGGTGCCAGTTCATTCCGCGCGAAGGAATGGACGTGCTCATCGGGTTCCTCGGGGGCCAAGGAGAGCGACCGGTGGTGCTGGGGTGCCTCTACAGCCAGAGAAATTCACTTCCGGTACAGGATGCGATCAAGCACCAGCGGGTGGGCATCGTGACACAAACGCGCCCAACGAACGGAAACTGGAGCGAGGTGACGATCGATGACCACCAAGGGCAGGAGGTCGTCAAGGTGCGCGCCGCGAAAGATCTCGAGGAGGAGGTCCTTCACGATCATCGATCCCGTGTCGACAATGACCGAGTTGCCGAGATCCTGGGCAGCGACTCGCTCGCCGTGACCAAAGACTGGTCGGTTGCGGTCGCAGGATCGGTGACCGAAACGGCAGAAGGTGACCGGTCCACGAGCACCGGAGGTACGCTCTCCGAAACCGTCGGCGGCAATCGCGTGACCACGACGACGGGACGCGCCACGAACATCGTCCTCGGGAGGCGCGAGGAGCACACCGCCGGCGAATGGCAACAGTTTGCGGGGTCGCACGCGGCGATCATCGAAGGAGATAGCTCCTTGTCCGTGAAGGGGGCGTATCGGCAAACCGTGGGGGACCCGAACGACGAGGCCTCGACGGACATGATCGCGAACGGCTCGTACTCCGTGGTTGCAAGCCGGCGGATCACCCTGCGCGCGGGCGAAGCCATCGTGGCCGAGGTGGGGTCGACCCGCATCGAGCTTCGCGAAGATGCGCTCGTTGCCATCGCCAAGGCGCTCGGCGTCACCGGAGAATCCGTCAAGATTACCGCGAACAAGGCTACGGTCACCGCCAAAGACACATACGAGGTCCGCGCCAAGAAAGTTCGCGCGATGGGGGCCGGTGGTCTCTTGGAGCTCGACGCGAACGCGTCCCTCGATGGACCCAAACTCAAGCTCACGTCCGGCGGCGCCGGCAATGGCGCGCACGCGGGGCCTTCGCAGCCTCCCGGCACGGTCCCATTCACGGCGCGGTTCTTCGACGAATTCGGGGAGCCGATCGCAAACGCACGATTCCACCTTTACTACGATGGCGCGCGCTTCGAGGGCACGACCGGTGGCGACGGCACGCTTCAGCAGCCGCTTCGTCCCGTGGCCGGTGCGCGCGTTTATGTTCGCATCTGGCCGAAAGACTATCCGACCGGTGCTCCACGCGAGTACGATCTCGAATGGTGGCAACCCGTGCCTCCGCCCCATTCGGACTTGGGCGTGCTCCTCCGCCTCCGCAACCTCGGTCACTTCCGTGGCCAAATTCCCGAGGACGATCCGGAGGCGCTCGCTGGACTCAAACAGGAGGCGCTGGCGGACTTCATGCGCACGAGAATGAGCTCGTCGGACCCGAACCTGCAAGAGCAGGAGGCAAAGGCGCTCGCTTACCTTCAAGAACTTCACGGACATTGA
- a CDS encoding MBL fold metallo-hydrolase: protein MKEPRADRALVIDPAWLVFMGSYRLHNGISTTWHYLSAGPEVEKIGAVFKEMSRRRRAGRTDWFFDEARRLFEWRGEELRLKDEHYWRAATSLFDEDDLALVFAAREGTTKVGLAIGPEQLRALGELLPRLRPTRSAAELEGREGLLETVELLRSREIVTEIPRAPRAPRATDYGLRLTGHGGVLVETPRTRALIDPLLTLRYRPEVDRLHELDAPLDAIVITQSRWSHFALDTLLHVDRATPIYLARKEHPPSLDNLDMYSLLRELGFETLRSLTTWETESIGDIRLTAMPFQGAGLGTDSPVDWMTLHVAAGGRRAFLATSACADQRGSFDGVVREMVERLGTVDFVFASYEDYHYPVSWFTRRPFYLGPGREQATTSPDDAVRWTSLAGAHYLIPYASFVWSERDLGRSPTREVLYAGVVQRGSFARLASQMAEWPLGPMIRLLPGGELRWRDRSELRVRHAPPSSFTHVRAYS, encoded by the coding sequence ATGAAAGAACCACGTGCCGATCGAGCCTTGGTCATCGACCCCGCGTGGCTCGTCTTCATGGGCAGCTACCGCCTGCACAACGGGATCAGCACGACATGGCACTACCTCTCCGCGGGCCCGGAGGTGGAGAAGATCGGCGCCGTGTTCAAAGAGATGTCGCGCCGGCGTCGCGCGGGCAGGACGGATTGGTTCTTCGATGAGGCTCGAAGGTTGTTCGAATGGCGCGGCGAGGAGCTTCGGTTGAAAGACGAGCACTATTGGCGGGCCGCGACATCGCTGTTCGACGAGGACGATCTCGCGCTCGTGTTCGCCGCGCGCGAGGGAACGACGAAGGTGGGGCTCGCGATCGGCCCCGAGCAGCTTCGCGCGCTCGGCGAGCTTCTCCCGCGCCTTCGCCCCACACGTTCGGCCGCCGAGCTCGAAGGCCGTGAGGGGCTCCTCGAGACCGTGGAGCTCCTGCGCTCGCGCGAGATCGTGACGGAGATTCCACGGGCGCCGCGCGCACCGCGCGCAACGGACTACGGCCTTCGGCTCACGGGCCACGGAGGGGTTCTCGTCGAGACCCCGAGGACCCGCGCGCTGATCGATCCGCTACTGACCCTGCGCTACCGCCCCGAGGTCGACCGCCTCCACGAGCTCGACGCGCCGCTCGACGCCATCGTGATCACACAATCACGATGGAGCCACTTCGCCCTGGACACCTTGCTCCACGTCGATCGGGCGACCCCCATTTACCTGGCGCGGAAGGAGCACCCACCTTCTCTCGACAACCTCGATATGTATTCCCTTTTGCGTGAGCTCGGGTTCGAGACATTGCGGTCTTTGACGACGTGGGAAACGGAGTCGATCGGCGACATTCGATTGACCGCCATGCCGTTTCAAGGCGCGGGGTTGGGCACGGATTCACCCGTCGACTGGATGACCCTTCACGTCGCAGCGGGCGGGCGCCGCGCCTTCCTCGCCACCAGCGCGTGCGCCGATCAGCGTGGCTCCTTCGACGGGGTCGTTCGGGAAATGGTCGAAAGGCTGGGTACCGTCGACTTCGTGTTTGCGTCCTACGAGGATTATCACTATCCGGTGTCTTGGTTCACCCGCAGGCCCTTTTATCTCGGGCCCGGCCGGGAGCAGGCGACCACCAGCCCCGACGATGCGGTTCGTTGGACGTCGCTCGCCGGTGCGCATTATCTGATCCCTTATGCCAGCTTCGTGTGGAGCGAACGGGATCTCGGGCGCTCCCCGACGCGCGAGGTCCTCTACGCGGGCGTCGTTCAACGCGGCAGCTTCGCGCGATTGGCGAGCCAGATGGCCGAATGGCCCCTTGGACCGATGATCCGCCTGCTCCCGGGCGGTGAGCTGCGCTGGCGCGATCGCTCCGAGCTCCGCGTCCGTCATGCACCTCCATCGTCGTTCACCCACGTGCGAGCGTACTCGTGA
- a CDS encoding MBL fold metallo-hydrolase produces MSRLQGDREGDGARALVLAPGWVVGLESHRLNNHIAANLHYLVLGRQASEIGRVHAEMSSRKRAGKTDWFEHSGASRFFVAKGPELTLKDELYFGGSPRLLEPDLRVCFRDRPAGRSLDIPANEAMLAWFGRLLPLLRRSVSIEEVRAVCDEDQWSFVEQLEAEGLLEVVPLERPRPRTGYRVRLLGHAGLSLETPKARVLFDPMFIVRTREDVNLLHELDRPIDAVVLSHPHWDHFNFDTLVHIPRETRMIVPRLVNPSSLENVDMAPLLRELGFSRVETLAWWESTEVADVRITATPFHGEQSGPDAPQDWMTYHVRAGDRSFFGAVDSCHTTHHSMDTVMRDVRSRLGPVDILFSPYSGFHYPIALFTRRPFYLGPGMEQYSGGPDDAARWTSILGAKVLVPYAGFVWNKGDYQRPSDANHRGTLEQLRAIVKAHPLGPLVVLEPEKDAFEWSGPGGELLVPSSSQAKEARR; encoded by the coding sequence GTGAGCCGCCTGCAGGGTGATCGCGAGGGCGACGGTGCACGAGCCTTGGTGCTCGCCCCGGGCTGGGTGGTGGGGCTCGAGAGTCACCGACTGAACAACCACATCGCCGCGAACCTCCACTACCTCGTGCTCGGCCGCCAAGCGAGCGAGATCGGCAGGGTTCACGCCGAGATGTCCTCGCGGAAGCGGGCAGGAAAAACGGACTGGTTCGAGCATTCGGGCGCGAGCAGGTTCTTCGTCGCGAAAGGCCCCGAGCTCACCCTCAAAGACGAGCTCTATTTTGGCGGATCGCCGAGGCTCCTCGAACCCGACTTGCGCGTGTGTTTCCGCGATCGCCCCGCGGGGCGCTCCCTCGACATCCCGGCGAATGAAGCGATGCTCGCGTGGTTTGGGCGGCTCCTGCCCCTCTTGCGAAGGAGCGTATCCATCGAGGAGGTCCGCGCCGTGTGCGACGAGGACCAGTGGTCCTTCGTCGAGCAGCTCGAGGCCGAGGGATTGCTCGAGGTCGTCCCGCTCGAGCGGCCCCGCCCGCGGACAGGCTATCGCGTTCGCCTCCTCGGCCATGCGGGGCTCTCGCTGGAGACCCCGAAAGCTCGCGTCCTGTTCGATCCGATGTTCATCGTCCGTACGCGCGAGGACGTGAATCTGCTCCACGAGCTCGACCGTCCCATCGACGCCGTCGTCCTATCCCATCCCCATTGGGATCATTTCAATTTCGATACGCTCGTCCATATCCCGCGCGAGACACGAATGATCGTGCCTCGGCTGGTAAACCCCTCGTCGCTCGAGAACGTGGACATGGCGCCGCTCTTGCGTGAGCTCGGGTTCTCGCGCGTGGAGACGCTGGCTTGGTGGGAGAGCACGGAGGTGGCCGACGTCCGCATCACGGCCACGCCATTTCATGGAGAGCAATCCGGCCCCGATGCGCCGCAGGATTGGATGACGTATCACGTGCGCGCCGGCGATCGCTCCTTCTTCGGGGCCGTGGATAGCTGCCACACGACGCACCACTCGATGGACACGGTGATGCGCGACGTGCGCTCCAGGCTCGGCCCCGTCGATATCCTATTTTCGCCGTATTCCGGGTTCCATTACCCCATCGCCTTGTTCACCCGCCGGCCGTTCTATCTGGGGCCTGGGATGGAGCAGTACTCGGGCGGGCCGGACGACGCCGCGCGCTGGACCTCCATTTTGGGCGCCAAGGTGCTCGTGCCCTATGCGGGGTTCGTCTGGAACAAAGGGGATTACCAGCGGCCGAGCGACGCGAACCACCGCGGAACGCTCGAGCAGCTCCGCGCGATCGTGAAGGCCCACCCTTTGGGGCCGCTGGTGGTGCTCGAGCCCGAAAAGGACGCCTTCGAGTGGTCGGGGCCCGGTGGGGAGCTGCTCGTCCCGTCGTCCTCACAAGCGAAAGAAGCTCGAAGATGA